A genomic region of Papaver somniferum cultivar HN1 chromosome 7, ASM357369v1, whole genome shotgun sequence contains the following coding sequences:
- the LOC113299528 gene encoding actin-interacting protein 1-2-like has protein sequence MAQLSETYGCAPSTERGRGILISGDIKSNSIVYCNGRSVVILYLDRPLEISVYGEHAYPVTVARFSPNGEWIASADVSGIVRIWGKNNEHVLKNEFKVLSGRIDDLQWSPDSQRIVASGDGKGKSFVRAFMWDSGSNVGEFDGHSRRVLSCAFKPTRPFRIVTCGEDFMVNFYEGPPFKFKHSLREHSNFVNCVRFSPDGSKFISVSSDKKGILYDAKTGEKMGELSPEDGHKGSIYAVSWSPDSKQVLTVSADKSAKVWEIAEDGSGKVKKTLSSSGGVEDMLVGCLWQNDHLVTVSLGGTISLFSAGDLEKSPLSFSGHLKSVSSLAVLPGQNVVLSSSYDGVIVRWTQGVGYSGKLERKENAQIKCFSATEGEIVSSAFDNKVWRIPLLGDQCGDAEAVDIGSQPKDLSIAQLSPELALVSTDSGVVMLRGLKVVSTIDLGFAVAACAISPDGSEAVVGGQDGKLHVYSINGDTLTEEATLEKHRGPITVIRYSTDASMFASGDSNREAVVWDRVSREVKLKNMLYHSARINCLAWSPDNTMVATGSLDTCVIIYDISKPASSRVTIKGAHLGGVYGLAFTDNCSIVSSGEDACVRLWKLTPQ, from the exons ATGGCGCAGCTTTCAGAGACTTACGGTTGTGCACCATCAACAGAAAGAGGAAGAGGGATATTAATATCCGGAGACATAAAATCAAACTCAATTGTGTATTGTAATGGTAGATCAGTTGTCATTTTGTATCTTGATAGACCATTAGAAATTTCTGTATATGGTGAACATGCTTATCCAGTAACTGTTGCTCGTTTTTCACCAAATGGTGAATGGATCGCTTCTGCTGATGTTTCTGGTATTGTTAGGATTTGGGGAAAGAATAATGAACATGTTCTTAAAAATGAATTCAAGGTTTTGTCTGGTAGGATTGATGATTTACAATGGTCTCCTGATAGTCAAAGGATTGTTGCTTCTGGTGATGGTAAGGGCAAATCTTTTGTCCGCGCTTTCAT GTGGGACTCAGGTTCTAATGTGGGGGAGTTTGATGGCCACTCGAGGAGAGTACTCAGTTGTGCTTTCAAACCAACTAGACCATTTCGGATTGTCACATGCGGTGAGGATTTTATGGTAAACTTCTACGAAGGGCCACCATTCAAATTTAAACATTCGTTGAG GGAGCATTCAAACTTCGTGAATTGTGTAAGATTTTCTCCAGATGGCAGCAAGTTCATTAGTGTAAGCTCTGACAAGAAGGGTATTTTATATGATGCTAAAACTGGAGAAAAGATGGGAGAACTTTCGCCAGAGGATGGACACAAAGGAAGCATCTATGCTGTGAGCTGGAGTCCAGATAGTAAGCAA GTATTGACAGTGTCTGCTGACAAGTCTGCAAAGGTATGGGAGATTGCTGAGGATGGTAGTGGGAAGGTGAAGAAAACTTTGTCAAGTTCAGGTGGAGTGGAAGATATGCTCGTTGGTTGTCTTTGGCAAAATGATCATCTTGTCACCGTTTCTCTTGGTGGCACTATTAGTTTATTTTCAGCAGGTGACCTAGAGAAATCCCCATTATCATTTTCTGGACACTTGAAAAGTGTCAGTTCTTTGGCTGTACTTCCGGGACAGAACGTCGTGTTATCTAGCAGTTACGATGGTGTAATAGTACGATGGACTCAAGGGGTTGGATATAGTGGAAAATTAGAGAGGAAAGAAAATGCTCAAATTAAATGTTTCTCTGCTACTGAAGGAGAAATTGTTTCATCAGCATTCGACAATAAG GTATGGAGAATTCCGCTCCTTGGTGATCAATGTGGAGATGCGGAAGCCGTTGATATTGGGAGTCAGCCCAAGGACCTGAGCATTGCACAGCTTTCTCCCGAACTTGCTCTCGTTTCAACTGATTCAGGAGTCGTCATGCTTCGTGGGTTAAAAGTAGTGTCGACCATCGACCTCGGCTTTGCTGTGGCAGCATGCGCAATTTCACCCGATGGAAGTGAAGCAGTCGTTGGTGGCCAGGATGGTAAATTGCATGTATACTCCATCAACGGGGATACACTTACAGAAGAGGCAACCCTTGAGAAGCACCGTGGTCCCATTACCGTCATTCGTTACTCAACGGATGCTTCTATGTTTGCTTCAGGAGATTCTAATCGAGAAGCTGTGGTTTGGGACCGTGTATCCCGAGAG gtaaagCTTAAGAATATGTTGTACCACAGTGCTCGCATAAACTGTTTGGCTTGGTCTCCTGATAACACCATGGTTGCTACTGGATCGCTTGATACATGCGTCATTATATATGACATCAGCAAGCCAGCATCCAGCCGAGTAACCATCAAGGGTGCTCACTTAGGTGGGGTCTATGGGTTGGCTTTTACTGATAACTGCAGCATTGTGAGTTCAGGCGAGGATGCATGTGTGCGTTTATGGAAGTTAACACCACAGTAG
- the LOC113295914 gene encoding zinc finger MYM-type protein 1-like encodes MNDSDEEYANLVNEMEKENDLLNGSSIAGPSGNNQDVQGEEFLLPTTNENEHRHSEVQNKECGPVNIYDPGNWKFIDQGFRDFLVEKGPIRVVSEHNQYPYNEHRRRFSNRYYKRKMSNEERVDRGWLVYSTVKDHVFCFSCKLFKGDGVDCQLDTNGSNDWHNLGKKLRQHDTCEGHIESMSKWNDLERSLKKKETIDKAMQEQIRKEKEYLKQVLVRIVSLIKTLAKNNLSFRGDNEKIGEENNGNFLSFIEMIAEFDLVMQDHLRRFKDQDIHHHYLSPKIQNELISLLAHHVREKIVEKIQEGKYFSVMLDCTSDISREEQMSLIIRYVDYLRTPKVEEYFLGFLKV; translated from the coding sequence ATGAATGACAGTGATGAAGAATATGCAAATTTGGTTAATGAAATGGAGAAAGAGAATGATCTGCTCAATGGTAGTAGCATTGCTGGTCCTAGCGGAAATAATCAGGATGTGCAAGGTGAAGAATTTTTACTGCCAACTACAAATGAGAATGAACACAGGCATAGCGAAGTGCAAAATAAAGAGTGCGGACCAGTAAACATTTATGATCCAGGAAATTGGAAATTCATTGACCAAGGTTTCAGAGATTTTTTGGTAGAAAAGGGTCCCATAAGAGTAGTAAGTGAACATAATCAATATCCTTACAATGAACATCGAAGACGATTCTCTAACCGTTATTATAAACGAAAAATGAGTAATGAGGAAAGGGTTGATAGGGGATGGCTAGTATATTCAACTGTTAAGGATCACGTGTTCTGTTTTAGTTGCAAATTGTttaaaggagatggggttgattgtCAGTTGGATACCAATGGCTCTAATGATTGGCATAATCTTGGTAAAAAACTTAGACAACATGATACTTGTGAGGGACATATAGAATCCATGTCAAAGTGGAATGACTTGGAAAGaagtttgaagaaaaaggaaaccaTCGATAAGGCGATGCAAGAACAAATCAGGAAGGAAAAAGAGTATTTGAAACAAGTCTTGGTTAGAATAGTTTCTCTTATCAAAACTCTTGCTAAAAATAATTTATCTTTTCGTGGGGATAATGAAAAGATTGGCGAAGAAAATAATGGTAATTTTCTCAGCTTTATTGAAATGATTGCGGAATTTGATTTGGTAATGCAAGACCATCTTCGGCGTTTCAAAGATCAGGACATTCACCATCATTATCTTAGTCCCAAGATCCAAAACGAGTTGATTTCTTTATTGGCACACCATGTGAGAGAGAAAATTGTTGAAAAAATTCAAGAAGGAAAATATTTTTCTGTGATGTTGGATTGTACTTCGGATATAAGCCGTGAAGAACAAATGTCTCTCATTATAAGATATGTGGATTACTTAAGAACTCCGAAAGTTGAAGAATATTTTCTAGGTTTCTTAAAGGTGTAA
- the LOC113299531 gene encoding anamorsin homolog yields MAAMESSILVFSDHVVVPVSAVMAAIAPLGVKGDGQNDPLILTQASYLKKLPMDSVSVDIVVYIVRTVELLDQFLEEISRVLKPGGTVLIQAPQPASVSTDKVSSTFERKLLLAGYLELQVLDLKSLVPEVNVQSVTVKASKPSWKIGSSFSIKKATPSLPKVQLDDDLDLIDEDSLLTEEDLKKPELPVVDDCEVGSSKKACKNCTCGRAEAEEKVVKLGLTEEQIENPQSACGSCGLGDAFRCASCPYKGLPAFKLGEKVSLSSNFLVSDF; encoded by the exons ATGGCTGCAATGGAGAGCAGTATACTAGTGTTTTCAGATCATGTTGTTGTGCCTGTCAGCGCAGTTATGGCTGCGATAGCACCGCTGGGGGTCAAAGGAGATGGACAGAATGATCCCCTAATCCTCACTCAAGCTTCCTATCTAA AGAAGCTGCCAATGGACTCAGTTTCAGTTGATATTGTCGTTTACATTGTGAGAACTGTTGAGCTTCTTGATCAGTTTCTTGAAGAAATCTCCAGAGTTCTGAAACCTGGGGGTACTGTCTTAATACAGGCACCCCAACCTGCTTCAGTGAGCACGGATAAG GTCAGCTCTACATTTGAGCGCAAGTTATTATTAGCCGGATACCTAGAGTTGCAAGTTCTGGACCTGAAATCCTTAGTACCAGAAGTAAATGTTCAATCTGTAACG GTTAAGGCCAGTAAGCCCTCGTGGAAGATTGGGTCATCCTTTTCCATTAAGAAAGCAACCCCAAGTTTGCCTAAAGTACAGCTTGATGATGATTTGGATTTGATTGATGAAGACAGTCTATTAACAGAGGAAGACTTGAAGAAACCAGAACTTCCAGTCG ttgatgactgtgaagttggaAGTTCAAAGAAAGCTTGCAAAAATTGCACTTGTGGACGGGCGGAGGCAGAAGAAAAGGTTGTGAAGCTCGGCTTAACCGAGGAGCAGATTGAAAACCCTCAGTCCGCGTGTGGCAGT TGTGGACTAGGTGATGCGTTCCGTTGTGCATCTTGCCCATACAAGGGTCTACCGGCATTCAAGCTGGGTGAGAAG GTATCCTTGTCTAGTAACTTTCTTGTTTCTGACTTCTGA
- the LOC113299530 gene encoding protein S-acyltransferase 11-like — MNDTVKEEHHVTSISEDHETTCWGCGLRLLLPSYTPIFKCGWCGAITNQNPLKHNNKYLRWRHIRDRCFIAILLIFMLFVICGGVWAVYPVIFSESYFRGILHCTITMLLSISTISSFSLAASRPPGPPPSIPWGSYPVVEKGGLENYSFCSYCSKPKSPRTHHCRSCGTCVLDMDHHCPFIGNCVGAANHQPFICFLFAAVLSTMYISIMSISVGCQLWPPLDHETIRHITTGSSHSPFIIMREIMFAFLSSAVLLSARGLVLAYLLVASISVGIGLTILLWQQLSYIYQGKTYLSHLSSRADEPVGERGCQNIFRFFGYQYSFSRYLPRFSRTKKIHKK; from the exons ATGAATGACACAGTTAAG GAGGAGCATCACGTAACATCCATATCAGAGGATCATGAAACAACCTGCTGGGGTTGTGGATTGcgccttcttcttccttcttataCTCCTATTTTCAAGTGCGGTTGGTGTGGGGCCATAACCAACCAAAACCCACTGAAGCACAACAACAAGTACCTTCGATGGAGGCATATACGAGACCGGTGCTTTATTGCTATCCTTCTCATATTCATGCTCTTTGTGATAT GTGGCGGTGTGTGGGCTGTCTACCCCGTGATATTCTCTGAGAGCTATTTTCGTGGGATTCTTCATTGTACCATAACAATGTTATTGTCGATCAGCACTATTTCTAGTTTTAGTCTCGCAGCATCTCGACCTCCAGGCCCACCGCCAAGCATACCATGGGGTAGCTATCCGGTTGTCGAGAAAGGTGGCCTTGAAAACTACAGCTTCTGTTCATATTGCTCAAAACCAAAGTCGCCGAGAACACATCACTGTCGATCATGTGGAACGTGTGTGCTTGACATGGATCATCATTGCCCATTT ATTGGGAATTGTGTGGGTGCTGCAAATCATCAACCTTTTATTTGCTTCCTGTTCGCTGCCGTACTCAGTACAATGTACATATCAATTATGTCGATTTCTGTGGGCTGTCAGCTGTGGCCGCCCCTAGATCATGAAACCATTCGCCATATCACCACCGGCAGCAGTCATTCTCCTTTCATTATCATGAGAGAGATTATGTTTGCTTTCTTGAGCTCAGCAGTCTTATTATCTGCAAGAGGACTAGTTCTCGCTTATCTGTTAGTTGCCAGTATATCTGTGGGGATAGGGTTAACTATACTATTATGGCAACAACTCAGTTACATTTATCAGGGGAAGACTTACTTAAGTCATTTAAGTTCACGGGCAGATGAGCCAGTTGGGGAGAGAGGATGCCAGAATATTTTTCGGTTTTTCGGTTACCAATATTCTTTTTCTCGATACTTACCACGATTTTCTAGAACTAAAAAGATTCACAAGAAATGA